In a genomic window of Theropithecus gelada isolate Dixy chromosome 15, Tgel_1.0, whole genome shotgun sequence:
- the SPACA9 gene encoding sperm acrosome-associated protein 9 isoform X2, whose translation MNEVKESLRGIEQKYKLFQQQQLTFTAALEHCRENAHDKIRPISSIGQVQSYMEHYCNNSTDRRILLMFLDICSELSKLCQHFEAVHSGTPVTNNLLEKCKTLVSQSNDLSSLRAKYPHDVVNHLSCDEARNHYGGVVSLIPLVLDLMKEWIAHSEKLPRKVLQHGTT comes from the exons ATGAATGAGGTGAAAGAATCGCTTCGCGGCATCGAGCAGAAGTACAAGCTcttccagcagcagcagctcacCTTCACCGCCGCTCTGGAGCACTGCAGGGAGAACGCCCACGACAAGATCCGGCCCATCTCCAGCATCGGGCAG GTGCAGAGCTACATGGAACACTACTGCAACAACTCCACAGACCGGCGGATTCTGCTCATGTTCCTGGACATCTGTTCAGAGCTGAGTAAGCtctgccagcactttgaggccgTGCACTCTGGCACCCCAGTCACCAACAACCTCCTCGAGAAATGCAAAACCCTCGTTAGCCAAAGCAATGATTTAAGCAGCCTCAGAGCAAA ATACCCTCATGACGTGGTGAACCACCTCAGCTGTGACGAGGCCCGGAACCACTACGGAGGCGTGGTCAGCCTCATCCCCCTCGTGCTAGACTTAATGAAAGAATGGATCGCCCACTCTGAGAAGTTGCCACGCAAGGTGCTGCAGCAC GGGACGACTTAG
- the SPACA9 gene encoding sperm acrosome-associated protein 9 isoform X3 encodes MNEVKESLRGIEQKYKLFQQQQLTFTAALEHCRENAHDKIRPISSIGQVQSYMEHYCNNSTDRRILLMFLDICSELSKLCQHFEAVHSGTPVTNNLLEKCKTLVSQSNDLSSLRAKYPHDVVNHLSCDEARNHYGGVVSLIPLVLDLMKEWIAHSEKLPRKGTT; translated from the exons ATGAATGAGGTGAAAGAATCGCTTCGCGGCATCGAGCAGAAGTACAAGCTcttccagcagcagcagctcacCTTCACCGCCGCTCTGGAGCACTGCAGGGAGAACGCCCACGACAAGATCCGGCCCATCTCCAGCATCGGGCAG GTGCAGAGCTACATGGAACACTACTGCAACAACTCCACAGACCGGCGGATTCTGCTCATGTTCCTGGACATCTGTTCAGAGCTGAGTAAGCtctgccagcactttgaggccgTGCACTCTGGCACCCCAGTCACCAACAACCTCCTCGAGAAATGCAAAACCCTCGTTAGCCAAAGCAATGATTTAAGCAGCCTCAGAGCAAA ATACCCTCATGACGTGGTGAACCACCTCAGCTGTGACGAGGCCCGGAACCACTACGGAGGCGTGGTCAGCCTCATCCCCCTCGTGCTAGACTTAATGAAAGAATGGATCGCCCACTCTGAGAAGTTGCCACGCAAG GGGACGACTTAG
- the SPACA9 gene encoding sperm acrosome-associated protein 9 isoform X1 — MNEVKESLRGIEQKYKLFQQQQLTFTAALEHCRENAHDKIRPISSIGQVQSYMEHYCNNSTDRRILLMFLDICSELSKLCQHFEAVHSGTPVTNNLLEKCKTLVSQSNDLSSLRAKYPHDVVNHLSCDEARNHYGGVVSLIPLVLDLMKEWIAHSEKLPRKVLQHVSEPQARQESTRGAARPAQAIGTQPGATKHKCRQLTKVSLKPRGCSKPPWRPPGGKL; from the exons ATGAATGAGGTGAAAGAATCGCTTCGCGGCATCGAGCAGAAGTACAAGCTcttccagcagcagcagctcacCTTCACCGCCGCTCTGGAGCACTGCAGGGAGAACGCCCACGACAAGATCCGGCCCATCTCCAGCATCGGGCAG GTGCAGAGCTACATGGAACACTACTGCAACAACTCCACAGACCGGCGGATTCTGCTCATGTTCCTGGACATCTGTTCAGAGCTGAGTAAGCtctgccagcactttgaggccgTGCACTCTGGCACCCCAGTCACCAACAACCTCCTCGAGAAATGCAAAACCCTCGTTAGCCAAAGCAATGATTTAAGCAGCCTCAGAGCAAA ATACCCTCATGACGTGGTGAACCACCTCAGCTGTGACGAGGCCCGGAACCACTACGGAGGCGTGGTCAGCCTCATCCCCCTCGTGCTAGACTTAATGAAAGAATGGATCGCCCACTCTGAGAAGTTGCCACGCAAGGTGCTGCAGCACGTGAGTGAGCCCCAGGCACGCCAGGAGAGCACCAGGGGAGCCGCTCGTCCTGCCCAGGCCATAGGCACCCAGCCCGGGGCCACTAAACACAAGTGTAGACAGCTCACCAAAGTCAGCCTCAAACCCAGGGGATGTTCAAAACCGCCCTGGAGGCCTCCTGGTGGGAAACTGTAA